GCAACGCTTTTCTCAAATTTTTGTAGTTCATTCTTCATCACCTTGGTCATGTTTGTtggtttaataatattcaGTGCCTCAATAAAGTGTTTCCGTGTCAAAATTCGGTTGTCGGTATCCTCTTCTTGATCGCTGACGCAAAGCGTTGCAGCTGTAACGCATAGATTTTTCAAGTCAGATCCTGAGTAGAGGTGTGTCTGTTGTGAAAGAAAATGGCATGTCATGCCTCTTTCCAGAGTTTCATCAGCAAGCAACCTTGTAATAATCTCCAATCGCTCTCTTGGAGTTGGAATATCCAGATGAATTTGCATGGGCGCCCTGCGCAAGACAGCTGGATCTAGATCAAAAGGTCGATTGgtagccagcagcaagaacgGGGCCTGTTTGCTGCTTATAAGCCCATCCCATTCCATGAGGAATTGGTTGAACATTGCGCGTATGTGTCTTTTCTCGCCCGCTTTCCGTGCTCCGAGCATGGCGTCGGCCTCATCCAAGAATATGATGCATGGAGACAACTTCCGACccatggagaagacagcCTTGATAActttttcatcttcgccATGACACTTCTGCCACAGCTCAGCAGTGGAGACTGAGAGCATATTGAACTCGGATTGCCTAGCCAGCGCCCTGACAAGCAATGTCTTTCCGGTGCCTGGTGGACCCCAAAGAATGGCTCCAGTGACTCTGTTTCCTTTGAGGACGCCGCGAGAAAAAGCGCGAGGCCGCTGCAGTGACAGGCGGGTGACATCTTCCAGCTTTTTAATGACCCCTGGATCAACAACCACGTCTTTATAATCGGGGGCTATTTCATCTAGAGTATTGTGTT
This portion of the Trichoderma atroviride chromosome 6, complete sequence genome encodes:
- a CDS encoding uncharacterized protein (EggNog:ENOG41), with protein sequence MTRDNEVEGSLAWYQQQWVSDVYTHTEQNNFRHPSIPGHNNCEQNNCQNQNPSNDEHTAINPDIDDQTAFDTGWDSLDLDPLSLPTISLRRPTEDLTTHNTAHYPETRNHPYEPSIDSERSVPSSFEDFQRQWGDKEKGPALEIPIEVDKYSEAEQSILEKGSVAPSWAAKGRSGEYNDDSDADDVKDRSHNADDDVYDSDLDSQRSQPNRIKREHHKKMREWRSKAATKFEKMLLDCIVNIDEIAPDYKDVVVDPGVIKKLEDVTRLSLQRPRAFSRGVLKGNRVTGAILWGPPGTGKTLLVRALARQSEFNMLSVSTAELWQKCHGEDEKVIKAVFSMGRKLSPCIIFLDEADAMLGARKAGEKRHIRAMFNQFLMEWDGLISSKQAPFLLLATNRPFDLDPAVLRRAPMQIHLDIPTPRERLEIITRLLADETLERGMTCHFLSQQTHLYSGSDLKNLCVTAATLCVSDQEEDTDNRILTRKHFIEALNIIKPTNMTKVMKNELQKFEKSVAQDENNQEEE